One Oscillospiraceae bacterium genomic region harbors:
- a CDS encoding ABC transporter permease yields MMHRKRGWAVAAVLLVVLQLLLQTRAAHIVQQNPTVTVTLSSPLTAGQLAAAREWEKSNANTQAVTASFWSEKAAAVSADSDRTAEDVTCIGFDGTAQDCLPVEYLQGTAPGVVGQQCAISSTLAWTLFGSYDIMGLTVALDRTEYFISGVFKSKSKTLLYPAQSGFTHAALRGLSPDTPKTDAEQWAAATGAGKITAITYGPQKAWLAQAACALPALIVGLALVVLLLRFICALPGVLHGAALFALALAFAWAVPHFLQTLPGWLIPGRWSDFSFWPTLWTKIMDTCNGNMK; encoded by the coding sequence ATGATGCATCGTAAAAGAGGTTGGGCGGTTGCGGCAGTATTGCTGGTAGTTTTGCAGCTGCTTTTGCAGACCCGCGCAGCGCATATTGTACAGCAGAACCCAACCGTGACGGTGACCCTGTCTTCCCCGCTTACAGCCGGGCAGCTTGCCGCTGCACGGGAATGGGAAAAAAGTAATGCCAACACTCAAGCCGTTACTGCCAGCTTTTGGAGCGAGAAAGCAGCAGCGGTCTCGGCAGATTCTGACCGCACAGCGGAAGATGTGACCTGTATCGGCTTTGACGGTACAGCGCAGGACTGTCTGCCTGTGGAATATCTTCAGGGCACAGCACCCGGTGTCGTAGGACAGCAGTGCGCGATTTCTTCGACGCTGGCGTGGACACTGTTTGGCAGCTATGATATTATGGGCTTGACTGTTGCACTGGACCGTACCGAGTATTTCATTTCCGGCGTGTTTAAAAGTAAAAGCAAAACGCTTCTTTATCCGGCGCAAAGCGGCTTTACCCACGCGGCGCTGCGGGGTCTTTCGCCCGACACCCCCAAAACGGACGCCGAACAGTGGGCCGCAGCAACCGGTGCCGGAAAGATCACCGCCATCACTTACGGCCCCCAAAAGGCATGGCTGGCTCAAGCAGCGTGTGCCCTGCCTGCCCTGATTGTCGGACTGGCTTTGGTCGTGCTGTTGCTGCGCTTTATTTGTGCCCTGCCCGGTGTCTTGCACGGGGCAGCCCTGTTTGCTTTAGCACTGGCATTTGCGTGGGCGGTACCCCATTTTCTGCAAACCCTGCCCGGCTGGCTTATCCCCGGCCGCTGGAGTGATTTCAGCTTTTGGCCCACTTTATGGACGAAAATTATGGATACTTGCAATGGAAATATGAAGTAA
- a CDS encoding biotin/lipoyl-binding protein, with translation MDPRQRQRLGWIVRFFALLLVLTLLARGTAGAAMASVTVQRPSSGNVTKSVRTTATVSFAGGTPFTVPAGLLVMAVPVQAGQTVKAGDTLAVFDAAEVDRAVNAKRAALQQARTQAAQQTAGDTADPYAAQLAQQQLERAYEETHRIYADGEESVSRAQTKRDEAAAALEKARNAGYADDAEKQAAVENAAAALEAAEDALYSAQKAAEDANNAALSAAQSAEDNRNTALHTLEKEQETTEKQNALDRAAAAVTASDAETLQAELDALLAVQQAGGTLTAPSDGTLVSLDLVVGQPSPAVGGQLAADADFTAEIPLEESQANLVSVGTVLHLSQSRASCDAAVQSLSAPDENGTVTAKCTLSKGAWCAGAANASATVQGEKRPCVLPASAVHKDNTGCYVLAIEQKATILGQQNIVVSLPVTVVETGDTTAAVSGALDADTQVIVSSTRAVQAGDRVKIHDAS, from the coding sequence ATGGACCCACGCCAGCGCCAGCGGCTTGGGTGGATTGTCCGCTTTTTTGCACTGCTGCTGGTGCTGACACTGCTGGCCCGCGGTACAGCAGGGGCAGCCATGGCCAGCGTGACGGTGCAGAGGCCGTCCTCCGGCAATGTGACAAAAAGCGTGCGCACTACGGCCACGGTCAGCTTTGCGGGCGGCACCCCTTTTACAGTGCCCGCGGGTCTGCTGGTCATGGCAGTACCCGTGCAGGCGGGGCAGACCGTCAAGGCCGGGGACACGCTGGCCGTGTTTGATGCCGCTGAAGTGGACCGCGCCGTAAACGCCAAGCGGGCCGCGTTGCAGCAGGCCCGGACCCAGGCCGCACAACAGACGGCGGGAGACACCGCCGACCCCTACGCCGCCCAGCTCGCCCAGCAGCAATTAGAACGTGCCTACGAGGAAACACACAGAATCTACGCCGATGGTGAAGAGAGCGTTTCCCGTGCCCAGACCAAGCGGGACGAAGCTGCTGCCGCTCTGGAAAAAGCCCGCAATGCCGGCTATGCGGACGACGCTGAAAAACAGGCCGCCGTAGAAAACGCCGCCGCTGCCCTGGAAGCTGCGGAGGATGCCCTGTACAGCGCCCAAAAAGCCGCCGAAGATGCCAACAATGCGGCACTTTCCGCCGCCCAAAGTGCCGAGGATAACCGCAACACCGCACTGCACACGCTGGAGAAAGAGCAGGAAACCACGGAAAAACAGAACGCACTGGACCGCGCCGCTGCTGCTGTAACGGCCTCTGATGCCGAAACCCTGCAGGCCGAACTGGATGCCTTGCTTGCCGTGCAGCAGGCGGGCGGCACACTGACTGCCCCCAGTGATGGCACCCTTGTGTCGCTGGATCTCGTGGTTGGGCAGCCCTCCCCTGCCGTGGGCGGCCAGCTGGCTGCAGATGCCGATTTTACCGCCGAAATTCCTTTGGAAGAATCTCAAGCCAACCTTGTTTCAGTTGGCACTGTACTGCACCTGAGCCAGAGCCGCGCAAGCTGTGATGCCGCCGTGCAGAGCCTTTCGGCCCCGGATGAAAACGGCACCGTTACAGCAAAATGCACCTTGTCCAAAGGGGCATGGTGTGCCGGTGCTGCCAACGCATCGGCCACGGTGCAGGGTGAAAAGCGGCCCTGTGTGCTGCCGGCCAGCGCGGTACATAAAGATAATACCGGCTGCTATGTGCTGGCTATCGAACAAAAAGCCACAATCTTGGGTCAGCAGAATATCGTAGTATCGCTGCCTGTCACGGTGGTGGAAACGGGCGATACCACCGCCGCCGTCAGTGGTGCGCTGGACGCCGATACACAGGTCATTGTCAGCAGTACGCGGGCCGTGCAGGCCGGGGACCGGGTGAAGATCCATGATGCATCGTAA